In one Bradyrhizobium sp. 4 genomic region, the following are encoded:
- a CDS encoding DUF3095 domain-containing protein — translation MTSAFYSGIPVFRGFTSLMDPALYSPLPDDWSVGVADIVDSTKAIAAQRYKAVNMAGAAVIAAVTNALEGREFPFVFGGDGASFAVAPRDLEPAREALAATATWVREDLDLGMRVALVPVSAIRAQGLDVRVARFGPSANLSYAMFSGGGLAWADAAMKRGEFAITEAPAGTQPDLSGLSCRFEVIPAARGLILSVLVMPTQGADPSAFRKVIEDIIHLVERSPDAGRPVPPQGPPLTWPPQGLDYEARTKRGGPLLARRASVLAYTLFVYLIMRFNLKVGGFVPKLYKRQLVENSDFRKYDDGLRMILDCTPELERALSDRLATAARDGIVRYGLHQQDAAMMTCFTPSALRSDHVHFIDGARGGYASAATALKAMMA, via the coding sequence ATGACATCAGCCTTTTATAGCGGCATTCCGGTCTTTCGCGGCTTCACCAGCCTGATGGACCCCGCTTTGTATTCGCCGCTGCCCGACGACTGGAGCGTCGGCGTTGCCGACATCGTGGATTCGACCAAGGCCATCGCGGCGCAGCGTTACAAGGCGGTGAACATGGCCGGTGCCGCCGTGATCGCGGCGGTGACGAACGCATTGGAGGGACGCGAATTTCCCTTCGTGTTCGGCGGCGACGGCGCGAGTTTTGCGGTCGCTCCCCGCGATCTCGAGCCGGCCCGCGAGGCTTTGGCTGCGACCGCGACCTGGGTGCGGGAAGATCTCGATTTGGGGATGCGCGTCGCGCTGGTGCCGGTGAGCGCCATCCGCGCGCAGGGCCTCGACGTGCGCGTCGCGCGCTTCGGTCCCTCGGCCAATTTGTCCTATGCGATGTTCTCGGGCGGCGGGCTCGCCTGGGCCGACGCCGCGATGAAGCGCGGCGAGTTTGCGATCACCGAAGCGCCCGCGGGCACGCAGCCCGATCTCTCCGGCCTGTCCTGCCGCTTCGAGGTCATTCCGGCGGCGCGCGGCCTGATCCTGTCCGTGCTGGTGATGCCGACCCAGGGCGCCGATCCCTCGGCATTCCGCAAGGTGATCGAGGACATCATCCATCTCGTCGAGCGCAGTCCGGATGCCGGTCGGCCCGTGCCGCCGCAAGGTCCGCCGCTGACATGGCCGCCGCAGGGGCTGGACTATGAGGCGCGCACCAAGCGCGGAGGTCCGTTGCTCGCACGCCGCGCCAGCGTGCTGGCCTATACGCTTTTCGTCTATCTGATCATGCGCTTCAATCTCAAGGTCGGCGGCTTCGTGCCGAAGCTTTATAAGCGGCAGCTCGTGGAGAACTCCGACTTCCGCAAATATGACGACGGCCTGCGCATGATCCTCGACTGTACGCCGGAGCTCGAGCGCGCCCTCAGTGATCGCCTCGCGACTGCCGCGCGCGACGGCATCGTGCGTTACGGCCTCCACCAGCAGGATGCAGCGATGATGACCTGCTTCACCCCGTCCGCGCTGCGCAGTGACCACGTCCATTTTATCGACGGTGCGCGGGGCGGCTACGC
- a CDS encoding ribbon-helix-helix domain-containing protein produces MASSLDDLTWLRGNIDVSDFNEKDSIASVRRRTGRDPISAVKMPESLTAAVDNWAEAHHLSRSDAIRTLVELGLKVAPPALPPGHPLASDATRIEELAVHELEGLLDPALSEDERERRIRRLTDGPPEFSHERIDLPKHRT; encoded by the coding sequence ATGGCGTCTAGTCTCGATGATCTGACATGGTTGCGCGGGAACATCGACGTGTCCGACTTCAACGAGAAGGACTCCATCGCTTCGGTACGCCGGCGCACCGGGCGTGATCCCATCAGCGCGGTGAAGATGCCGGAAAGCCTGACCGCGGCCGTCGATAATTGGGCCGAAGCCCATCACCTGTCGCGCTCGGATGCTATCCGCACGCTGGTCGAACTGGGCCTGAAGGTCGCGCCCCCGGCACTCCCGCCAGGACACCCGCTCGCCTCGGATGCCACCAGGATCGAAGAGCTCGCAGTGCATGAACTCGAGGGGTTGCTCGATCCTGCCCTCTCTGAGGACGAACGCGAGCGCCGGATCCGCCGTCTGACCGATGGCCCGCCGGAGTTCTCACACGAACGGATTGACCTGCCGAAGCACCGGACCTGA
- a CDS encoding SDR family NAD(P)-dependent oxidoreductase, with protein sequence MHNVLVTGGSRGIGLAIGKRLVDAGYNVIAAARRESDELTAAIAGSEGRLHFRACDLAVIDAIPAYAKLVRDEFGPIYGLVNNAGLGTEGLLATMHNSEIEALVQLNVLSPIILTKYVARQMMADGAGRIINISSIIATTGYNGLSVYGATKAAATGFTRSLAREVGKLGITVNAIAPGFIDTELTHNLSDDSRKRIAGRSALRRLPETDDVARMVEYLLGEGGRNVTGSVFTVDAGNTA encoded by the coding sequence ATGCATAATGTTCTCGTCACGGGTGGTAGCCGCGGTATCGGCCTTGCGATCGGCAAGCGGCTTGTCGATGCCGGCTACAACGTGATCGCGGCCGCGCGGCGCGAGAGCGACGAGCTCACGGCGGCGATCGCCGGGTCGGAAGGGCGCCTGCATTTCCGCGCCTGTGACCTCGCCGTGATCGACGCGATCCCGGCCTATGCCAAACTCGTGCGCGATGAATTCGGCCCGATCTACGGCCTCGTCAACAATGCCGGCCTCGGCACCGAAGGCCTGCTGGCGACCATGCACAATTCCGAGATCGAGGCGCTGGTGCAGCTCAACGTGCTGTCGCCGATCATTCTCACCAAATATGTCGCGCGCCAGATGATGGCCGACGGTGCCGGCCGTATCATCAACATCTCCTCAATCATCGCGACCACCGGCTATAACGGCCTCTCGGTTTACGGTGCGACCAAGGCCGCCGCCACCGGCTTCACCCGTTCGCTCGCGCGCGAGGTCGGCAAGCTCGGCATCACCGTGAACGCGATCGCGCCCGGTTTCATCGACACCGAGCTGACGCACAATCTCTCCGACGATAGCCGCAAGCGCATCGCCGGCCGCAGCGCGCTGCGGCGCCTGCCGGAGACCGACGACGTCGCGCGCATGGTGGAATATCTGCTGGGCGAGGGCGGTCGCAATGTGACGGGTAGCGTGTTCACGGTCGACGCGGGCAACACGGCGTAG
- a CDS encoding fatty acid--CoA ligase family protein, with amino-acid sequence MSPREIFALRDHLGAELTGRTLSDAHDVVSLTDILSQTVLGGRLGELSGRAVLLKLSDQLRSGLAMVELDGIARRMLLCPPDLNPAHLDALMADAGIDAVVTDEPDRLAETGVPLVLTAQLPPQATTPARTERATEWLMLTSGTSGVPKIVGHTLEALTGAIVAEGPARGPAPVWATFYDIRRYGGLQIFLRAVLSGGSMVLSDPHEALGDHVTRLNARGVSHISGTPSHWRKLLMSGSAAQFAPRYVRLSGEIADQAVLDGLKTAFPNSSVGHAYASTEAGVGFAVNDGLEGFPADYLGNRNGVEMKVIDGSLRIRSTRTAHAYIGRDAAALTDVDGFVDSGDIVELRGDRYYFVGRRGGIINIGGLKVHPEEIEAVINRHPDVRMSRAKSRKSPITGGIVVADVILADGTDPARAKEIRAQILDQCRAQLASHKVPAVIRFVEALDVTPAGKLARTDA; translated from the coding sequence ATGTCCCCGCGTGAGATCTTTGCGCTTCGCGACCATCTCGGCGCGGAGCTGACCGGCCGCACGCTGTCGGACGCGCACGATGTCGTGTCGCTGACGGATATCCTGTCGCAGACGGTCCTGGGTGGCCGCCTGGGCGAGCTGTCCGGCCGCGCGGTGCTGCTGAAATTGTCCGACCAGCTCCGATCGGGCCTTGCCATGGTCGAGCTCGACGGTATTGCGCGCCGCATGCTGCTGTGCCCGCCCGATCTTAATCCCGCGCATCTCGATGCGCTGATGGCGGATGCCGGGATCGACGCCGTCGTCACCGACGAGCCCGATCGCTTGGCCGAGACCGGCGTGCCGCTCGTCCTCACCGCACAACTGCCGCCTCAGGCTACCACGCCGGCCAGGACCGAACGCGCCACGGAATGGCTGATGCTCACTTCGGGCACGTCGGGCGTGCCGAAAATCGTCGGCCATACACTGGAAGCACTCACCGGCGCCATCGTCGCCGAAGGCCCGGCGCGCGGACCCGCGCCGGTATGGGCGACGTTCTACGACATCCGCCGCTATGGCGGCCTGCAGATATTCCTCCGCGCCGTCCTCTCCGGCGGCTCGATGGTGCTGTCCGATCCCCATGAGGCGCTCGGCGATCACGTCACGCGGTTGAACGCGCGCGGCGTCTCCCACATCTCCGGCACGCCCTCGCACTGGCGCAAGCTGTTGATGAGCGGCTCGGCCGCGCAGTTCGCGCCGCGCTATGTCCGCCTCTCCGGCGAGATCGCCGACCAGGCGGTGCTGGACGGCCTGAAAACGGCGTTCCCGAATTCCTCCGTCGGCCATGCCTATGCATCGACCGAGGCCGGCGTCGGCTTTGCCGTCAATGATGGGCTGGAAGGCTTTCCGGCGGACTATCTCGGCAACCGCAACGGCGTCGAAATGAAGGTCATCGACGGCTCGCTACGCATCCGCTCGACGCGCACGGCGCACGCCTACATCGGCCGCGACGCGGCTGCGCTCACCGACGTAGACGGATTTGTCGACAGCGGCGATATCGTCGAATTGCGTGGCGACCGCTACTATTTCGTCGGCCGCCGCGGCGGCATCATCAATATCGGTGGGCTGAAGGTTCACCCCGAAGAGATCGAGGCGGTGATCAACCGTCATCCCGACGTGCGGATGTCGCGGGCGAAGTCACGCAAGAGCCCGATCACCGGCGGTATCGTCGTTGCCGACGTGATCCTCGCCGACGGCACCGATCCGGCGCGCGCGAAAGAGATCCGCGCCCAGATCCTGGATCAGTGCCGCGCGCAGCTCGCGTCCCATAAGGTGCCGGCGGTGATCCGCTTCGTCGAGGCGCTCGACGTCACCCCGGCCGGCAAACTGGCGCGCACCGATGCATAA
- a CDS encoding acyl carrier protein gives MSVRSKVIEAIQQIAKEQHVALPALSDDLSLHETGFDSLAFAILVARLEDETGVDPFTISEDAAFPATVGDFVRAYENVPA, from the coding sequence ATGTCGGTACGGTCTAAGGTCATTGAAGCGATCCAGCAGATCGCCAAGGAGCAGCACGTCGCGCTTCCCGCACTCTCGGACGATCTGTCCCTGCACGAGACGGGCTTCGACTCGCTCGCCTTCGCCATCCTGGTGGCGCGCCTCGAGGACGAGACCGGCGTCGACCCCTTCACCATCTCCGAGGACGCAGCGTTCCCCGCCACTGTGGGCGATTTCGTGCGGGCCTACGAAAATGTCCCCGCGTGA
- a CDS encoding long-chain-acyl-CoA synthetase encodes MNGMTTGVIEQPKAARAPSASKIWLKAIELTARIETLPGRLFADVVDDWAQRQPDRSALATDDASLDYEGLSKRINRYARWARSAGVAKGDTVALIMPNGIDYVAAWLGISRVGGVVALINTKLVGQSLAHCIGVARPAHVIVAHELAEALDGASPHLRTEAKVWTHGDARSERAIDVALAALDDGPLSPDERGDVTIDDRALLIYTSGTTGLPKAASISHRRILNWGFWFAGLTGATPQDRLYDCLPLFHSVGGIVAPCSMLAAGGSVVIAEKFSASNFWPDVVHHDCTLFQYIGELCRYLLKASPSEYENRHRLRLACGNGLRGDIWDDFQARFAIPRILEFYAATEGNFSLFNVEGQPGAIGRVPPLLAHRFPAGLVKLDPDNGAPLRNAEGFCIPCARGEAGEAIGRIGTADEGGGRFEGYTEASETEKKILRDVFAKGDSWFRTGDLMRLDEKGFFHFVDRIGDTFRWKGENVATSEVNDAVRDFTGVIDATTYGVNIPGTDGRAGMSAVVVNEGFDVEALPAHLAQRLPAYAHPVFIRISRELDATETFKQKKGELAREGFDPGVVSDPLFMLDPKAGTYVALDAETHAQINEGTIRL; translated from the coding sequence ATGAACGGCATGACAACCGGCGTCATCGAGCAACCGAAAGCCGCGCGCGCACCTTCGGCTTCGAAAATCTGGCTGAAGGCGATCGAGCTCACCGCACGGATCGAGACGTTGCCGGGCCGGCTGTTCGCCGACGTCGTCGATGATTGGGCGCAGCGCCAGCCAGATCGCAGTGCGCTGGCCACCGATGACGCGAGCCTCGACTATGAGGGACTTTCGAAACGCATCAATCGCTATGCGCGGTGGGCACGCTCGGCCGGTGTGGCCAAGGGCGACACTGTCGCGCTGATCATGCCGAACGGCATCGACTATGTCGCGGCCTGGCTCGGCATCAGCCGGGTCGGCGGCGTGGTCGCGCTGATCAACACCAAGCTCGTTGGCCAGTCGCTCGCGCATTGCATCGGAGTCGCAAGGCCCGCTCACGTCATTGTCGCGCACGAGCTTGCGGAGGCGCTGGACGGGGCGTCGCCGCACCTGAGGACGGAAGCAAAGGTCTGGACTCATGGCGATGCCCGCAGCGAACGTGCGATCGATGTCGCGCTTGCCGCCCTCGATGACGGGCCGCTTTCGCCGGACGAGCGTGGCGACGTCACCATCGACGACCGCGCCCTGCTGATCTACACCTCCGGCACGACCGGCCTGCCGAAAGCCGCCAGCATCAGCCATCGCCGCATCCTCAATTGGGGCTTTTGGTTCGCCGGCCTCACCGGCGCGACGCCGCAGGATCGGCTCTACGATTGCCTGCCGCTGTTCCACTCGGTCGGCGGCATCGTCGCGCCATGCAGCATGCTCGCTGCCGGCGGCTCGGTGGTGATCGCGGAAAAATTCTCAGCCTCGAATTTCTGGCCGGACGTCGTGCACCACGACTGCACGTTGTTTCAGTATATCGGCGAGCTCTGCCGCTACCTGCTCAAGGCGTCGCCGTCGGAATACGAGAACCGGCATCGCCTGCGGCTTGCCTGCGGCAACGGCCTGCGCGGTGACATCTGGGATGATTTTCAGGCGCGTTTCGCCATTCCGCGCATCCTCGAATTCTACGCGGCGACGGAGGGCAATTTCTCGCTGTTCAACGTCGAGGGCCAGCCCGGCGCAATCGGCCGCGTTCCGCCGCTGCTCGCGCATCGTTTTCCTGCCGGCCTCGTCAAGCTCGACCCCGATAACGGCGCGCCGCTGCGCAATGCAGAGGGGTTTTGTATTCCCTGCGCGCGCGGCGAGGCCGGCGAAGCCATAGGCCGCATCGGCACGGCGGATGAGGGCGGCGGTCGCTTCGAGGGCTACACCGAGGCGAGCGAAACCGAGAAGAAGATCCTGCGCGATGTCTTTGCCAAGGGCGATTCCTGGTTCCGCACCGGCGATCTGATGCGGCTCGACGAGAAAGGCTTCTTCCACTTCGTCGATCGCATCGGCGACACCTTTCGCTGGAAGGGCGAGAACGTCGCGACCTCGGAGGTCAACGACGCCGTACGCGATTTCACCGGCGTGATCGATGCCACCACCTACGGCGTCAACATCCCCGGCACCGATGGCCGCGCCGGCATGAGCGCGGTCGTGGTGAACGAGGGCTTTGACGTCGAGGCGCTGCCCGCCCATCTCGCTCAGCGCCTGCCGGCCTATGCTCACCCCGTCTTCATACGCATCTCGCGCGAACTCGATGCGACCGAGACGTTCAAGCAGAAAAAGGGCGAGCTCGCGCGCGAGGGATTTGATCCGGGCGTGGTCTCCGATCCGCTGTTCATGCTGGACCCGAAGGCCGGCACCTATGTCGCGCTGGACGCGGAGACACATGCGCAAATCAACGAGGGCACGATCCGGCTCTAG
- a CDS encoding SGNH/GDSL hydrolase family protein produces the protein MALDSSEFPVQVAPFEQPLTHFASRLKDRQVKVVAIGSSSTAGEGGIAPYPQRLLADLRIRFPNAMIEVVNRGVGGEEAPLELKRFDHDVFDLNPDLVIWQVGTNSVWQSTDPPSFKDTTHAIREGIDRLLGAKRIDVILMDLQYVPALLTPAKADKANAMVAAISEIAHAKGVNVFCRFALMKSWHDVAGISFDRMVDPDDDSRLHASDWTTDKMTWQLTDAIVTAANKAPHGS, from the coding sequence GTGGCTCTCGACTCGTCTGAGTTTCCTGTCCAGGTCGCGCCGTTCGAGCAGCCGCTGACCCATTTTGCCAGTCGCCTGAAGGACAGGCAGGTCAAGGTGGTCGCGATCGGCTCGTCGAGCACGGCGGGCGAAGGAGGCATCGCTCCCTATCCGCAGCGGCTGCTGGCCGACCTTCGGATACGATTTCCAAATGCCATGATCGAAGTGGTCAACCGGGGCGTTGGCGGCGAAGAGGCCCCTTTGGAGCTGAAGCGGTTCGACCATGACGTCTTCGATCTCAACCCCGATCTCGTCATCTGGCAGGTCGGAACCAATTCAGTGTGGCAATCCACCGATCCGCCCTCGTTCAAGGACACCACGCACGCCATCCGTGAGGGCATTGACCGGCTGCTCGGCGCCAAGCGGATCGACGTGATCCTGATGGACCTGCAATACGTGCCGGCGCTGCTGACACCGGCCAAGGCCGACAAGGCGAACGCGATGGTCGCGGCGATCAGCGAGATCGCGCATGCGAAGGGGGTCAACGTCTTTTGTCGCTTCGCACTGATGAAGAGCTGGCACGATGTTGCAGGAATTTCGTTCGACCGCATGGTCGACCCGGACGACGATAGCAGGCTGCACGCAAGCGACTGGACCACGGACAAGATGACCTGGCAGTTGACCGACGCGATCGTCACCGCGGCCAACAAGGCGCCTCACGGCAGCTAG
- a CDS encoding DUF3551 domain-containing protein, whose product MRRLFGLIMTVGALLTAAPSHAQTFDPRYPVCMHVYSGANGGGGEWYDCSFTSVPQCRATASGRSASCDLNPYYPFNAPPQRSRHQRGG is encoded by the coding sequence ATGCGTCGCTTATTCGGCCTGATCATGACCGTCGGTGCACTGCTCACGGCCGCGCCGTCGCATGCGCAGACCTTCGATCCGCGCTATCCCGTCTGCATGCACGTCTATTCCGGTGCGAACGGCGGTGGCGGGGAGTGGTACGATTGCTCCTTCACCTCAGTGCCGCAGTGCCGAGCTACCGCTTCAGGCCGCTCCGCCAGCTGCGATCTCAATCCGTATTATCCGTTCAACGCACCGCCGCAGCGCTCGCGCCATCAGCGGGGCGGCTAG
- a CDS encoding DUF3551 domain-containing protein, translated as MRLPILTLTAIVMLFVAADASAQTYDPRYPVCMHVYTPGGFGGGGGDYFDCSFTSLPQCRATASGRSASCDVNPYYAFDRPPPQPRRRHKNVH; from the coding sequence ATGCGTTTGCCGATCCTGACCCTCACCGCAATTGTCATGCTGTTCGTGGCGGCAGATGCCAGCGCCCAGACCTACGATCCGCGTTACCCGGTGTGCATGCACGTCTACACGCCCGGCGGCTTCGGCGGTGGCGGCGGCGACTATTTCGACTGCTCCTTTACCTCGCTGCCGCAGTGCCGCGCCACGGCCTCGGGCCGCTCGGCAAGCTGCGACGTCAACCCGTATTATGCTTTCGACCGACCGCCGCCGCAGCCGCGCCGGCGCCACAAGAACGTGCACTAG